Proteins encoded by one window of Channa argus isolate prfri chromosome 1, Channa argus male v1.0, whole genome shotgun sequence:
- the LOC137139714 gene encoding ras and Rab interactor 2-like isoform X1: MSTSTFSQLYKPEESSFFKLINSFAWEIGTLKKEMGKKNETSNGDQITDKPLWLGEEVGGLFLQASPCAGIRAGLVGARDSGYDSLHRRLSVLDRLVHTHSVWLQLGLSHQDATHILKDQPTGTFLVRKSTSLQRKVISLRMNKDSAVPIKDFPVKESQYTFSLEGSGLSFADLFRLVAFCCISRLPIIPFFVWVLVDFYIDVLPFTLKLPEAIASARTSADLEEVAELGAGFWEAELYHRRKESFSLLGIAAPKKPPPPAQIPFSLPATPQRPRLRTRTPSELECYQANGALCFINPLFIKVHQTNIDQGTTTNRSETATHDPREESVSTNSQFSNKDTQHSRINSPYVCSSDPSDCSYLDWSNLKFLGRNPGLQDNYNPNNSSQKLSAAHSVSLSPPPRPPPPQHLGLPVRQRSMPEKVSWINNIPKEKREERERGSSLLSRLGSSLSITPSSSPPKRLSISSPISIPLPSFPLSLSSLSSSARREKALQSSDQDDAQCSLALEEWTIEKALIRAKLSCNDARTITQDSSSPPEQSLMTASKQTEMQEGEEEIGEECSGGDQRLSDMSISTDSSDSMDFFQSSVFFLPPLHDPSPPTEADFNTHLPLSLPPSHLPFSIMDQDDEDEDDDNNDEPDYGVSLESDQEQDQDVTMVPPGRHTKRCPSALVLQRALRGHLHKMSGVFNSLLTPEKRAIRKVVELSRRKGSYFGCLVQDYLSYMSEGATQAWQGYTSGLELLQTVRQFITQMKSYLRQSSEMEPPIESLIPEDQIDRVLEKAMHKCVLKPLKPVLCVALQEFQVSSGEWQELKENLSLAKGRHPQEMGVADALPPDPVAVEKIKHKFHTMCKLYSPEKKVTMLLRVCKLIYTIMEANSGRLYGADDFLPMLTYVLAQCDMPQLDNEILYMMELLDPSLLNGEGGYYLTSAYGAMSLIRNFQEEQAARVLSSETRDTLHQWHRRRTAQRSAPSIDDFQNYLRVALQELNSGCTAKTLQVRPYATVEEVCQLCAQKFKVSDPENYGLFLLMEGSSQQLAPDIHPQKIKAELHSRPQAPAFNFVFRRLTNSNTLTSTSNLNNLIVTCDPQANLNNPNMNQSGSPPQPGLNSGLSPALTISVQPSQLNGNSLFV; this comes from the exons gctGGGAGAAGAGGTGGGCGGTCTCTTCCTACAGGCTTCACCTTGTGCTGGTATCAGAGCAGGGCTAGTGGGAGCAAGAGATTCAGGCTATGACTCCCTTCATCGACGGCTCAGTGTCCTGGACAGACTGGTGCATACACATAGTGTTTGGTTGCAGCTGGGCCTCAGCCATCAGGATGCCACACACATACTGAAGGACCAGCCTACTGGG ACATTCCTGGTGAGAAAGTCAACCAGCCTCCAGAGGAAAGTTATATCTCTACGCATGAACAAAGACTCTGCAGTACCCATCAAAGATTTCCCTGTCAAGGAAAGCCAATATA CTTTTTCTTTGGAGGGATCAGGCCTGAGCTTTGCAGACCTCTTTCGTCTGGTGGCTTTCTGCTGCATCAGCAG gttacccataattcccttctTCGTGTGGGTCCTCGTCGACTTTTACAT AGATGTGTTGCCCTTCACTTTGAAGCTTCCAGAGGCCATCGCCTCAGCCAGAACATCTGCAGATCTTGAGGAGGTTGCTGAACTTGGAGCAG GTTTCTGGGAGGCTGAGTTGTACCACAGGAGGAAGGAGTCATTCTCATTGTTAGGGATAGCAGCTCCCAAGAAACCACCTCCCCCAGCCCAAATACCATTCTCCTTGCCAGCCACACCACAGCGCCCTCGGCTTAGAACTCGCACCCCATCTGAGCTTGAGTGCTACCAGGCTAACGGAGCACTGTGCTTCATCAACCCCCTCTTTATTAAGGTCCACCAAACAAACATTGATCAGGGCACCACCACCAACCGATCTGAGACAGCAACGCATGACCCGAGGGAGGAATCTGTTAGTACTAACTCCCAATTCAGCAACAAAGATACTCAGCACTCTCGTATCAATAGTCCTTATGTCTGTAGCTCAGATCCAAGTGACTGCAGCTACTTAGATTGGAGCAACCTGAAGTTTCTTGGCAGAAACCCAGGACTACAAGACAATTACAATCCAAACAACAGCAGTCAAAAGTTAAGTGCTGCACACAGTGTGTCTCTTTCCCCGCCCCCTCGTCCACCCCCTCCACAACACTTGGGCCTTCCTGTCCGACAGCGCAGCATGCCAGAGAAGGTCTCCTGGATTAATAACATCCCCAAGGagaagagggaagagagagagcggGGCAGCAGCCTCCTTTCTCGTCTGGGTTCCTCACTAAGCATCACTCCCTCATCCTCTCCTCCCAAAAGACTCAGCATTAGCTCCCCTATATCCATCCCCCTGCCTTCCTTTCCCCTTTCTCTttcatctctctcctcttctgctCGTCGGGAAAAGGCCCTACAATCTTCAGACCAGGACGATGCTCAGTGCAGCCTGGCACTGGAGGAATGGACTATTGAGAAGGCCCTTATCAGGGCCAAACTGTCATGTAATGACGCAAGGACCATCACCCAGGACTCTAGCAGTCCTCCAGAACAGTCTCTGATGACAGCCAGTAAGCAGACAGAGATgcaagaaggagaggaagaaataGGTGAGGAGTGCAGTGGGGGTGACCAGAGGCTGAGTGACATGAGTATTTCCACTGATTCCTCAGACTCTATGGATTTCTTTCAGtcctcagttttctttcttcctcctctgcatGACCCTAGCCCCCCGACTGAAGCTGACTTTAATACCCACCTCCCACTCTCCCTCCCACCATCCCATCTGCCTTTCTCCATTATGGATcaagatgatgaagatgaggatgatgacaaTAATGATGAGCCTGACTATGGTGTCAGTCTTGAGAGTGACCAGGAACAGGACCAGGATGTGACCATGGTGCCACCAGGTCGTCACACAAAACGCTGCCCTAGTGCTTTGGTTCTACAGAGGGCCTTGCGCGGACACCTGCACAAGATGAGTGGTGTTTTCAACTCTCTGCTGACACCTGAGAAGAGGGCAATCCGCAAGGTGGTGGAGCTGTCAAGGCGTAAAGGCTCATACTTTGGCTGTCTGGTGCAGGACTACCTAAGCTATATGAGTGAGGGGGCTACCCAGGCTTGGCAGGGATATACGTCCGGACTGGAGTTGCTGCAGACTGTCCGACAGTTTATCACTCAAATGAAGAGCTACCTGAGACAGAGCTCCGAGATGGAGCCACCAATTGAGAGCCTCATCCCCGAAGACCAGATTG ACCGGGTCCTGGAAAAGGCCATGCACAAGTGTGTCTTGAAGCCTCTGAAACCAGTCCTGTGTGTAGCCCTGCAGGAGTTCCAGGTGAGCAGCGGGGAGTGGCAGGAACTGAAGGAGAACCTGTCATTAGCTAAGGGCCGGCATCCACAGGAAATGGGTGTGGCCGATGCTCTGCCCCCTGACCCAGTGGCCGTAGAGAAGATTAAGCACAAGTTTCACACTATGTGTAAACTGTACTCCCCAGAGAAAAAGGTCACCATGCTGCTGAGAGTCTGCAAACTCATCTACACTATTATGGAGGCCAATTCAG GTCGTCTGTATGGTGCTGACGACTTCCTTCCCATGCTGACCTATGTGCTGGCCCAGTGTGACATGCCCCAATTGGACAATGAGATACTTTACATGATGGAGCTACTGGACCCTTCACTGCTTAATGGAGAAG GTGGCTACTACCTGACAAGTGCCTATGGAGCGATGTCCCTCATCAGAAACTTCCAGGAAGAGCAGGCAGCCAGAGTGCTCAGCTCAGAAACTAGAGATACACTTCACCAGTGGCACCGGCGCCGCACCGCCCAGCGCTCTGCACCATCCATTGATGACTTCCag AATTACCTGCGGGTGGCGCTACAGGAGCTGAATAGTGGATGTACAGCCAAGACTCTACAGGTGCGACCTTACGCCACTGTGGAGGAGGTGTGCCAGTTGTGTGCCCAGAAGTTTAAGGTGTCAGACCCTGAAAACTATGGCCTCTTTCTGCTGATGGAGGGCAGCAGCCAGCAGCTGGCACCAGACATTCACCCTCAGAAGATCAAAGCTGAGCTCCACAGCCGCCCCCAGGCCCCTGCCTTCAACTTTGTCTTCCGCCGCCTGACTAACAGTAACACCCTGACATCCACCTCCAACCTCAACAATCTCATTGTGACCTGTGACCCCCAGGCCAATCTGAACAACCCCAACATGAACCAGTCAGGCTCTCCCCCTCAACCTGGTCTCAACTCAGGCCTCAGCCCAGCTCTGACCATTAGCGTGCAACCCAGCCAACTCAATGGCAACTCCCTGTTTGTGTGA
- the LOC137139714 gene encoding ras and Rab interactor 2-like isoform X2, with protein sequence MSTSTFSQLYKPEESSFFKLINSFAWEIGTLKKEMGKKNETSNGDQITDKPLWLGEEVGGLFLQASPCAGIRAGLVGARDSGYDSLHRRLSVLDRLVHTHSVWLQLGLSHQDATHILKDQPTGTFLVRKSTSLQRKVISLRMNKDSAVPIKDFPVKESQYTFSLEGSGLSFADLFRLVAFCCISRDVLPFTLKLPEAIASARTSADLEEVAELGAGFWEAELYHRRKESFSLLGIAAPKKPPPPAQIPFSLPATPQRPRLRTRTPSELECYQANGALCFINPLFIKVHQTNIDQGTTTNRSETATHDPREESVSTNSQFSNKDTQHSRINSPYVCSSDPSDCSYLDWSNLKFLGRNPGLQDNYNPNNSSQKLSAAHSVSLSPPPRPPPPQHLGLPVRQRSMPEKVSWINNIPKEKREERERGSSLLSRLGSSLSITPSSSPPKRLSISSPISIPLPSFPLSLSSLSSSARREKALQSSDQDDAQCSLALEEWTIEKALIRAKLSCNDARTITQDSSSPPEQSLMTASKQTEMQEGEEEIGEECSGGDQRLSDMSISTDSSDSMDFFQSSVFFLPPLHDPSPPTEADFNTHLPLSLPPSHLPFSIMDQDDEDEDDDNNDEPDYGVSLESDQEQDQDVTMVPPGRHTKRCPSALVLQRALRGHLHKMSGVFNSLLTPEKRAIRKVVELSRRKGSYFGCLVQDYLSYMSEGATQAWQGYTSGLELLQTVRQFITQMKSYLRQSSEMEPPIESLIPEDQIDRVLEKAMHKCVLKPLKPVLCVALQEFQVSSGEWQELKENLSLAKGRHPQEMGVADALPPDPVAVEKIKHKFHTMCKLYSPEKKVTMLLRVCKLIYTIMEANSGRLYGADDFLPMLTYVLAQCDMPQLDNEILYMMELLDPSLLNGEGGYYLTSAYGAMSLIRNFQEEQAARVLSSETRDTLHQWHRRRTAQRSAPSIDDFQNYLRVALQELNSGCTAKTLQVRPYATVEEVCQLCAQKFKVSDPENYGLFLLMEGSSQQLAPDIHPQKIKAELHSRPQAPAFNFVFRRLTNSNTLTSTSNLNNLIVTCDPQANLNNPNMNQSGSPPQPGLNSGLSPALTISVQPSQLNGNSLFV encoded by the exons gctGGGAGAAGAGGTGGGCGGTCTCTTCCTACAGGCTTCACCTTGTGCTGGTATCAGAGCAGGGCTAGTGGGAGCAAGAGATTCAGGCTATGACTCCCTTCATCGACGGCTCAGTGTCCTGGACAGACTGGTGCATACACATAGTGTTTGGTTGCAGCTGGGCCTCAGCCATCAGGATGCCACACACATACTGAAGGACCAGCCTACTGGG ACATTCCTGGTGAGAAAGTCAACCAGCCTCCAGAGGAAAGTTATATCTCTACGCATGAACAAAGACTCTGCAGTACCCATCAAAGATTTCCCTGTCAAGGAAAGCCAATATA CTTTTTCTTTGGAGGGATCAGGCCTGAGCTTTGCAGACCTCTTTCGTCTGGTGGCTTTCTGCTGCATCAGCAG AGATGTGTTGCCCTTCACTTTGAAGCTTCCAGAGGCCATCGCCTCAGCCAGAACATCTGCAGATCTTGAGGAGGTTGCTGAACTTGGAGCAG GTTTCTGGGAGGCTGAGTTGTACCACAGGAGGAAGGAGTCATTCTCATTGTTAGGGATAGCAGCTCCCAAGAAACCACCTCCCCCAGCCCAAATACCATTCTCCTTGCCAGCCACACCACAGCGCCCTCGGCTTAGAACTCGCACCCCATCTGAGCTTGAGTGCTACCAGGCTAACGGAGCACTGTGCTTCATCAACCCCCTCTTTATTAAGGTCCACCAAACAAACATTGATCAGGGCACCACCACCAACCGATCTGAGACAGCAACGCATGACCCGAGGGAGGAATCTGTTAGTACTAACTCCCAATTCAGCAACAAAGATACTCAGCACTCTCGTATCAATAGTCCTTATGTCTGTAGCTCAGATCCAAGTGACTGCAGCTACTTAGATTGGAGCAACCTGAAGTTTCTTGGCAGAAACCCAGGACTACAAGACAATTACAATCCAAACAACAGCAGTCAAAAGTTAAGTGCTGCACACAGTGTGTCTCTTTCCCCGCCCCCTCGTCCACCCCCTCCACAACACTTGGGCCTTCCTGTCCGACAGCGCAGCATGCCAGAGAAGGTCTCCTGGATTAATAACATCCCCAAGGagaagagggaagagagagagcggGGCAGCAGCCTCCTTTCTCGTCTGGGTTCCTCACTAAGCATCACTCCCTCATCCTCTCCTCCCAAAAGACTCAGCATTAGCTCCCCTATATCCATCCCCCTGCCTTCCTTTCCCCTTTCTCTttcatctctctcctcttctgctCGTCGGGAAAAGGCCCTACAATCTTCAGACCAGGACGATGCTCAGTGCAGCCTGGCACTGGAGGAATGGACTATTGAGAAGGCCCTTATCAGGGCCAAACTGTCATGTAATGACGCAAGGACCATCACCCAGGACTCTAGCAGTCCTCCAGAACAGTCTCTGATGACAGCCAGTAAGCAGACAGAGATgcaagaaggagaggaagaaataGGTGAGGAGTGCAGTGGGGGTGACCAGAGGCTGAGTGACATGAGTATTTCCACTGATTCCTCAGACTCTATGGATTTCTTTCAGtcctcagttttctttcttcctcctctgcatGACCCTAGCCCCCCGACTGAAGCTGACTTTAATACCCACCTCCCACTCTCCCTCCCACCATCCCATCTGCCTTTCTCCATTATGGATcaagatgatgaagatgaggatgatgacaaTAATGATGAGCCTGACTATGGTGTCAGTCTTGAGAGTGACCAGGAACAGGACCAGGATGTGACCATGGTGCCACCAGGTCGTCACACAAAACGCTGCCCTAGTGCTTTGGTTCTACAGAGGGCCTTGCGCGGACACCTGCACAAGATGAGTGGTGTTTTCAACTCTCTGCTGACACCTGAGAAGAGGGCAATCCGCAAGGTGGTGGAGCTGTCAAGGCGTAAAGGCTCATACTTTGGCTGTCTGGTGCAGGACTACCTAAGCTATATGAGTGAGGGGGCTACCCAGGCTTGGCAGGGATATACGTCCGGACTGGAGTTGCTGCAGACTGTCCGACAGTTTATCACTCAAATGAAGAGCTACCTGAGACAGAGCTCCGAGATGGAGCCACCAATTGAGAGCCTCATCCCCGAAGACCAGATTG ACCGGGTCCTGGAAAAGGCCATGCACAAGTGTGTCTTGAAGCCTCTGAAACCAGTCCTGTGTGTAGCCCTGCAGGAGTTCCAGGTGAGCAGCGGGGAGTGGCAGGAACTGAAGGAGAACCTGTCATTAGCTAAGGGCCGGCATCCACAGGAAATGGGTGTGGCCGATGCTCTGCCCCCTGACCCAGTGGCCGTAGAGAAGATTAAGCACAAGTTTCACACTATGTGTAAACTGTACTCCCCAGAGAAAAAGGTCACCATGCTGCTGAGAGTCTGCAAACTCATCTACACTATTATGGAGGCCAATTCAG GTCGTCTGTATGGTGCTGACGACTTCCTTCCCATGCTGACCTATGTGCTGGCCCAGTGTGACATGCCCCAATTGGACAATGAGATACTTTACATGATGGAGCTACTGGACCCTTCACTGCTTAATGGAGAAG GTGGCTACTACCTGACAAGTGCCTATGGAGCGATGTCCCTCATCAGAAACTTCCAGGAAGAGCAGGCAGCCAGAGTGCTCAGCTCAGAAACTAGAGATACACTTCACCAGTGGCACCGGCGCCGCACCGCCCAGCGCTCTGCACCATCCATTGATGACTTCCag AATTACCTGCGGGTGGCGCTACAGGAGCTGAATAGTGGATGTACAGCCAAGACTCTACAGGTGCGACCTTACGCCACTGTGGAGGAGGTGTGCCAGTTGTGTGCCCAGAAGTTTAAGGTGTCAGACCCTGAAAACTATGGCCTCTTTCTGCTGATGGAGGGCAGCAGCCAGCAGCTGGCACCAGACATTCACCCTCAGAAGATCAAAGCTGAGCTCCACAGCCGCCCCCAGGCCCCTGCCTTCAACTTTGTCTTCCGCCGCCTGACTAACAGTAACACCCTGACATCCACCTCCAACCTCAACAATCTCATTGTGACCTGTGACCCCCAGGCCAATCTGAACAACCCCAACATGAACCAGTCAGGCTCTCCCCCTCAACCTGGTCTCAACTCAGGCCTCAGCCCAGCTCTGACCATTAGCGTGCAACCCAGCCAACTCAATGGCAACTCCCTGTTTGTGTGA
- the LOC137139714 gene encoding ras and Rab interactor 2-like isoform X3, translating to MVRTFFVCRRRSRVFYQSGALIFSNRLGEEVGGLFLQASPCAGIRAGLVGARDSGYDSLHRRLSVLDRLVHTHSVWLQLGLSHQDATHILKDQPTGTFLVRKSTSLQRKVISLRMNKDSAVPIKDFPVKESQYTFSLEGSGLSFADLFRLVAFCCISRLPIIPFFVWVLVDFYIDVLPFTLKLPEAIASARTSADLEEVAELGAGFWEAELYHRRKESFSLLGIAAPKKPPPPAQIPFSLPATPQRPRLRTRTPSELECYQANGALCFINPLFIKVHQTNIDQGTTTNRSETATHDPREESVSTNSQFSNKDTQHSRINSPYVCSSDPSDCSYLDWSNLKFLGRNPGLQDNYNPNNSSQKLSAAHSVSLSPPPRPPPPQHLGLPVRQRSMPEKVSWINNIPKEKREERERGSSLLSRLGSSLSITPSSSPPKRLSISSPISIPLPSFPLSLSSLSSSARREKALQSSDQDDAQCSLALEEWTIEKALIRAKLSCNDARTITQDSSSPPEQSLMTASKQTEMQEGEEEIGEECSGGDQRLSDMSISTDSSDSMDFFQSSVFFLPPLHDPSPPTEADFNTHLPLSLPPSHLPFSIMDQDDEDEDDDNNDEPDYGVSLESDQEQDQDVTMVPPGRHTKRCPSALVLQRALRGHLHKMSGVFNSLLTPEKRAIRKVVELSRRKGSYFGCLVQDYLSYMSEGATQAWQGYTSGLELLQTVRQFITQMKSYLRQSSEMEPPIESLIPEDQIDRVLEKAMHKCVLKPLKPVLCVALQEFQVSSGEWQELKENLSLAKGRHPQEMGVADALPPDPVAVEKIKHKFHTMCKLYSPEKKVTMLLRVCKLIYTIMEANSGRLYGADDFLPMLTYVLAQCDMPQLDNEILYMMELLDPSLLNGEGGYYLTSAYGAMSLIRNFQEEQAARVLSSETRDTLHQWHRRRTAQRSAPSIDDFQNYLRVALQELNSGCTAKTLQVRPYATVEEVCQLCAQKFKVSDPENYGLFLLMEGSSQQLAPDIHPQKIKAELHSRPQAPAFNFVFRRLTNSNTLTSTSNLNNLIVTCDPQANLNNPNMNQSGSPPQPGLNSGLSPALTISVQPSQLNGNSLFV from the exons gctGGGAGAAGAGGTGGGCGGTCTCTTCCTACAGGCTTCACCTTGTGCTGGTATCAGAGCAGGGCTAGTGGGAGCAAGAGATTCAGGCTATGACTCCCTTCATCGACGGCTCAGTGTCCTGGACAGACTGGTGCATACACATAGTGTTTGGTTGCAGCTGGGCCTCAGCCATCAGGATGCCACACACATACTGAAGGACCAGCCTACTGGG ACATTCCTGGTGAGAAAGTCAACCAGCCTCCAGAGGAAAGTTATATCTCTACGCATGAACAAAGACTCTGCAGTACCCATCAAAGATTTCCCTGTCAAGGAAAGCCAATATA CTTTTTCTTTGGAGGGATCAGGCCTGAGCTTTGCAGACCTCTTTCGTCTGGTGGCTTTCTGCTGCATCAGCAG gttacccataattcccttctTCGTGTGGGTCCTCGTCGACTTTTACAT AGATGTGTTGCCCTTCACTTTGAAGCTTCCAGAGGCCATCGCCTCAGCCAGAACATCTGCAGATCTTGAGGAGGTTGCTGAACTTGGAGCAG GTTTCTGGGAGGCTGAGTTGTACCACAGGAGGAAGGAGTCATTCTCATTGTTAGGGATAGCAGCTCCCAAGAAACCACCTCCCCCAGCCCAAATACCATTCTCCTTGCCAGCCACACCACAGCGCCCTCGGCTTAGAACTCGCACCCCATCTGAGCTTGAGTGCTACCAGGCTAACGGAGCACTGTGCTTCATCAACCCCCTCTTTATTAAGGTCCACCAAACAAACATTGATCAGGGCACCACCACCAACCGATCTGAGACAGCAACGCATGACCCGAGGGAGGAATCTGTTAGTACTAACTCCCAATTCAGCAACAAAGATACTCAGCACTCTCGTATCAATAGTCCTTATGTCTGTAGCTCAGATCCAAGTGACTGCAGCTACTTAGATTGGAGCAACCTGAAGTTTCTTGGCAGAAACCCAGGACTACAAGACAATTACAATCCAAACAACAGCAGTCAAAAGTTAAGTGCTGCACACAGTGTGTCTCTTTCCCCGCCCCCTCGTCCACCCCCTCCACAACACTTGGGCCTTCCTGTCCGACAGCGCAGCATGCCAGAGAAGGTCTCCTGGATTAATAACATCCCCAAGGagaagagggaagagagagagcggGGCAGCAGCCTCCTTTCTCGTCTGGGTTCCTCACTAAGCATCACTCCCTCATCCTCTCCTCCCAAAAGACTCAGCATTAGCTCCCCTATATCCATCCCCCTGCCTTCCTTTCCCCTTTCTCTttcatctctctcctcttctgctCGTCGGGAAAAGGCCCTACAATCTTCAGACCAGGACGATGCTCAGTGCAGCCTGGCACTGGAGGAATGGACTATTGAGAAGGCCCTTATCAGGGCCAAACTGTCATGTAATGACGCAAGGACCATCACCCAGGACTCTAGCAGTCCTCCAGAACAGTCTCTGATGACAGCCAGTAAGCAGACAGAGATgcaagaaggagaggaagaaataGGTGAGGAGTGCAGTGGGGGTGACCAGAGGCTGAGTGACATGAGTATTTCCACTGATTCCTCAGACTCTATGGATTTCTTTCAGtcctcagttttctttcttcctcctctgcatGACCCTAGCCCCCCGACTGAAGCTGACTTTAATACCCACCTCCCACTCTCCCTCCCACCATCCCATCTGCCTTTCTCCATTATGGATcaagatgatgaagatgaggatgatgacaaTAATGATGAGCCTGACTATGGTGTCAGTCTTGAGAGTGACCAGGAACAGGACCAGGATGTGACCATGGTGCCACCAGGTCGTCACACAAAACGCTGCCCTAGTGCTTTGGTTCTACAGAGGGCCTTGCGCGGACACCTGCACAAGATGAGTGGTGTTTTCAACTCTCTGCTGACACCTGAGAAGAGGGCAATCCGCAAGGTGGTGGAGCTGTCAAGGCGTAAAGGCTCATACTTTGGCTGTCTGGTGCAGGACTACCTAAGCTATATGAGTGAGGGGGCTACCCAGGCTTGGCAGGGATATACGTCCGGACTGGAGTTGCTGCAGACTGTCCGACAGTTTATCACTCAAATGAAGAGCTACCTGAGACAGAGCTCCGAGATGGAGCCACCAATTGAGAGCCTCATCCCCGAAGACCAGATTG ACCGGGTCCTGGAAAAGGCCATGCACAAGTGTGTCTTGAAGCCTCTGAAACCAGTCCTGTGTGTAGCCCTGCAGGAGTTCCAGGTGAGCAGCGGGGAGTGGCAGGAACTGAAGGAGAACCTGTCATTAGCTAAGGGCCGGCATCCACAGGAAATGGGTGTGGCCGATGCTCTGCCCCCTGACCCAGTGGCCGTAGAGAAGATTAAGCACAAGTTTCACACTATGTGTAAACTGTACTCCCCAGAGAAAAAGGTCACCATGCTGCTGAGAGTCTGCAAACTCATCTACACTATTATGGAGGCCAATTCAG GTCGTCTGTATGGTGCTGACGACTTCCTTCCCATGCTGACCTATGTGCTGGCCCAGTGTGACATGCCCCAATTGGACAATGAGATACTTTACATGATGGAGCTACTGGACCCTTCACTGCTTAATGGAGAAG GTGGCTACTACCTGACAAGTGCCTATGGAGCGATGTCCCTCATCAGAAACTTCCAGGAAGAGCAGGCAGCCAGAGTGCTCAGCTCAGAAACTAGAGATACACTTCACCAGTGGCACCGGCGCCGCACCGCCCAGCGCTCTGCACCATCCATTGATGACTTCCag AATTACCTGCGGGTGGCGCTACAGGAGCTGAATAGTGGATGTACAGCCAAGACTCTACAGGTGCGACCTTACGCCACTGTGGAGGAGGTGTGCCAGTTGTGTGCCCAGAAGTTTAAGGTGTCAGACCCTGAAAACTATGGCCTCTTTCTGCTGATGGAGGGCAGCAGCCAGCAGCTGGCACCAGACATTCACCCTCAGAAGATCAAAGCTGAGCTCCACAGCCGCCCCCAGGCCCCTGCCTTCAACTTTGTCTTCCGCCGCCTGACTAACAGTAACACCCTGACATCCACCTCCAACCTCAACAATCTCATTGTGACCTGTGACCCCCAGGCCAATCTGAACAACCCCAACATGAACCAGTCAGGCTCTCCCCCTCAACCTGGTCTCAACTCAGGCCTCAGCCCAGCTCTGACCATTAGCGTGCAACCCAGCCAACTCAATGGCAACTCCCTGTTTGTGTGA